A region of Takifugu rubripes chromosome 6, fTakRub1.2, whole genome shotgun sequence DNA encodes the following proteins:
- the fpgs gene encoding folylpolyglutamate synthase, mitochondrial, whose protein sequence is MVCMLRAWLRRPAVAAQFRNSSALCGSTGLTVRNSSTKTAPHIPGMEYQDAICTLNTLQTNASCLEQVRRGRSHPQLQLQAMKAFLERTGLTVEALDHLNIIHVTGTKGKGSTCAFTEQILRSHGFRTGFYSSPHLVQVRERIRINGQPIGKELFTKYFWQVYGRLEKSKDAHGGTMPAYFRFLTILAFHVFLQEEVDLAVIEVGIGGAYDCTNIIRRPWVCGISSLGIDHTQILGDTIEKIAWQKGGIFKPGVPAFTVKQPEDAMVVLRDRARETGCPLRVCPELDDYQKHCGPLRLGLAGQHQHSNASLAIQLSHTWLQRRCRPDQSSPSPAELSGLSQAPQVCPSPITVKALSDTEWPGRNQTLKHGALTYFLDGAHTMRSMQACVDWFVEAAAQHERNASGPVARVLLFNATGERDSAAMLKLLVPCHFDFAVFCPNITEAAASCNADQQNFNVSVENMLTRCLDNQRSWQLHSSKGPGLLIEDSPSLGPEKKADTVVFPCILSALQWIAQGRNSVLAQSTEVILPVKSSIVAKAALLRNAAEIHVLITGSLHLVGGVLKHFDQTSSK, encoded by the exons ATGGTTTGCATGTTGCGCGCGTGGCTGCGGCGCCCCGCGGTAGCCGCGCAGTTCCGAAACAGCTCCGCTTTGTGCGGTTCGACCGGGTTGACAGTGCGGAACTCCAGTACCAAGACGGCCCCTCATATACCCGGCATGGAGTACCAG GATGCCATCTGTACTCTGAACACGCTTCAGACCAATGCCAGCTGTTTGGAGCAGGTACGGCGGGGCCGGAGCCAccctcagctgcagctccaggccaTGAAAGCATTTCTGGAAAGAACCGGTCTGACA GTGGAGGCGCTGGATCATCTCAATATCATTCATGTAACAGGAACCAAGGGCAAG GGCTCAACGTGCGCGTTCACTGAGCAGATTTTGAGAAGTCACGGCTTCCGTACAGGCTTCTACAG TTCCCCCCATCTGGTCCAGGTCAGGGAGAGAATTCGGATCAACGGACAGCCCATCGGAAAAGAGCTTTTCACCAAATACTTCTGGCAGGTTTATGGACGGCTCGAGAAATCAAAG GACGCCCACGGGGGGACGATGCCAGCGTACTTCCGTTTCCTCACCATCTTGGCCTTTCACGTgttccttcaggaggag GTGGATTTAGCTGTAATTGAAGTTGGTATTGGTGGAGCGTATGACTGCACCAATATTATACG gAGGCCATGGGTTTGTGGTATCTCCTCTCTGGGGATTGACCACACTCAGATTCTTGGAGACACCATTGAAAAGATTGCCTGGCAAAAGGGAGGGATCTTCAAG CCAGGAGTTCCTGCCTTTACTGTCAAACAACCAGAGGATGCCATGGTGGTCCTCAGAGACAGGGCCAGGGAAACTGGA TGTCCTCTGCGGGTGTGTCCAGAGCTGGACGACTACCAAAAACACTGTGGACCTCTGCGTCTGGGCCTGGCAGGGCAGCACCAGCACTCCAACGCCTCCCTGGCCATCCAGCTGAGCCACACCTGGCTGCAGAGACGATGTCGTCCAG ATCAGAGCAGTCCCTCCCCTGCTGAGCTCTCAGGTCTGTCCCAGGCACCTCAGGTCTGTCCCAGCCCCATCACggtcaaag CCCTGTCAGACACAGAGTGGCCTGGGAGGAATCAGACCCTGAAGCACGGCGCCCTCACTTATTTCCTGGATGGAGCTCATACCATGCGTAGTATGCAGGCCTGTGTCGACTGGTTCGTGGAGGCTGCAGCCCAGCATGAAAGGAACGCCAG TGGACCCGTGGCCAGAGTTCTGCTGTTCAACGCCACCGGAGAGAGAGATTCTGCAGccatgctgaagctgctggtg CCATGTCATTTTGACTTTGCTGTGTTCTGTCCAAACATCACTGAAGCTGCGGCCTCCTGCAACGCAG ACCAGCAGAACTTCAATGTGTCGGTGGAGAACATGTTGACGCGCTGTCTGGACAACCAGAGGAGCTGGCAGCTCCACTCCAGCAAAGGTCCAGGGCTGCTGATCGAGGACAGCCCGTCTCTGGGGCCGGAGAAGAAGGCCGACACTGTGGTGTTCCCCTGCATCCTCAGCGCCCTCCAGTGGATCGCTCAGGGCAGGAACTCGGTACTGGCCCAGTCCACGGAAGTCATCTTACCGGTTAAATCCAGCATCGTGGCCAAAGCTGCTCTGCTCCGGAATGCAGCAGAAATCCACGTCCTTATCACAGGGAGCCTCCACCTGGTTGGAGGAGTCCTCAAACACTTTGATCAGACTTCCTCTAAGTAA
- the LOC101062394 gene encoding LIM domain transcription factor LMO4.1-like — MVNSRLELPAVSVVGGCSGARSCAGCGGRITDRFLLFSMERYWHTRCLRCSCCHAELGEFSRSCYSRGGMILCKDDYIRLFGHTGACSACGQTIPPSEMVMRAQGSVYHLKCFTCATCRNRLVPGDRFHYINGSIFCEHDHPGPELHGGHTAPLQASGRMSEQKVC; from the exons atggtgaacaGCAGGCTGGAGTTACCTGCAGTGTcagtggtgggggggtgcagcGGGGCCAGGTCGTGCGCAGGGTGCGGAGGTCGGATCACGGACCGCTTCCTGCTGTTCTCCATGGAGCGGTACTGGCACACGCGCTGCCTGAGATGCTCCTGCTGCCACGCGGAGCTGGGAGAGTTCAGCAGGAGCTGCTACAGCAGAGGAGGGATGATCCTCTGCAAGGACGACTACATCAG ACTGTTTGGACACACTGGAGCCTGCAGTGCATGTGGACAGACCATCCCTCCCAGTGAGATGGTGATGCGAGCTCAGGGAAGCGTTTACCACCTGAAA TGTTTCACCTGTGCCACATGCAGGAACCGCCTGGTGCCTGGTGACCGCTTCCACTACATCAACGGCTCCATCTTCTGTGAACACGACCATCCAGGACCAGAGCTGCATGGTGGACACACAGCTCCTCTTCAGGCCAGCGGCAGGATGTCCGAGCAGAAG GTGTGCTGA
- the cdk9 gene encoding cyclin-dependent kinase 9, translating into MQREKSSNAGGAEKPDREAAIMSKYYDGVEFPFCDEFSKYEKMAKIGQGTFGEVFKAKHRQTGKKVALKKVLMENEKEGFPITALREIKILQLLKHENVVNLIEICRTKATLYNRYKGSIYLVFDFCEHDLAGLLSNSNVKFTLAEIKKVMQMLLNGLYYIHRNKILHRDMKAANVLITRDGVLKLADFGLARAFSLAKNSQGNRYTNRVVTLWYRPPELLLGERDYGPPIDLWGAGCIMAEMWTRSPIMQGNTEQHQLTLISQLCGSITTEVWPGVDKYELYQKMELPKGQKRKVKDRLKAYVKDPYALDLIDKLLVLDPAQRTDSDDALNHDFFWTDPMPSDLKNMLSTHNTSMFEYLAPPRRRGHMPQQPPNQNRNPATTSQTEFDRVF; encoded by the exons ATGCAGCGAGAGAAAAGTAGCAACGCCGGTGGGGCTGAAAA GCCCGACCGGGAGGCCGCCATAATGTCGAAATACTACGACGGAGTCGAATTCCCTTTCTGTGACGAGTTCTCTAAATATGAAAAGATGGCTAAAATAGGACAGGGGACGTTCGG GGAGGTTTTCAAAGCAAAGCACAGACAGACCGGGAAGAAGGTGGCCCTGAAAAAGGTTTTGATGGAAAATGAGAAAGAAGGG ttccCCATCACGGCTCTGAGAGAGATCAAGATCCTACAGCTGCTCAAACATGAGAACGTGGTCAACCTGATAGAGATCTGCAGAACCAAAG CCACACTGTACAATCGCTACAAGGGCAGCATCTACCTGGTGTTTGACTTCTGTGAGCACGACCTGGCCGGTCTCTTGAGCAATTCTAATGTCAAGTTCACCCTGGCGGAGATCAAGAAGGTCATGCAGATGCTGCTCAACGGCTTGTACTACATCCACAGAAACAAG ATTCTTCACAgagacatgaaagcagccaatGTGCTCATCACCAGAGACGGCGTGTTGAAGCTGGCTGACTTTGGACTGGCTCGAGCGTTCAGCCTGGCTAAAAACAGCCAGGGGAACCGCTACACCAACCGGGTGGTCACGCTGTGGTACCgacctccagagctgctgctgg GTGAGCGAGACTACGGCCCCCCTATCGACCTGTGGGGAGCCGGCTGCATCATGGCAGAGATGTGGACCCGGAGTCCCATCATGCAGGGCAACACCGAGCAGCACCAGCTGACTCTGATCAGCCAGCTCTGCGGTTCCATCACCACTGAG GTGTGGCCTGGTGTGGATAAGTATGAACTCTATCAGAAGATGGAGCTGCccaaaggacagaagaggaaggtGAAGGATCGTCTGAAAGCCTACGTCAAAGATCCTTACGCCTTGGACCTGATAGATAAGCTGCTGGTACTAGACCCAGCACAGCGCACCGACAGCGACGACGCGCTCAATCATGACTTCTTCTGGACCGACCCCATGCCCTCAGACCTCAAGAACATGCTGTCCACCCACAACACGTCTATGTTTGAGTATCTGGCCCCGCCCAGGAGGAGGGGCCACATGCCCCAGCAACCCCCCAATCAGAACCGGAACCCTGCCACCACCAGCCAGACAGAGTTCGATCGGGTATTTTAG